One part of the Gadus macrocephalus chromosome 8, ASM3116895v1 genome encodes these proteins:
- the anxa13l gene encoding annexin A13, like isoform X1 — protein MGNVQPTIVPYEQFDVTADIKALRQACKGLGTDEAAIVEILANRSAAQRTEIKQAYFEKYDDELEEVLRGELTGSFEKAIVAMLDPPHVYAAKQLRQAVQGVGTDEAVLVEILCTASNQDIMSYKEAYAQLHECELEADIEGDTSGDVRNLLIALLQAGREEGYEVDEDLAEQDAQSMFEAGEGRFGTDESTFTNVLAQRNYLQLQATFKVYEKLSGTDILDTITSEATGTLQDCYVTLVRCAKNPQLFFARRLNAAMKGAGTDEDTLIRIVVGRSEVDLETIKDMYLEKYDVTLKDALDSECGGDFKRLLMEILH, from the exons ATGGGTAACGTCCAG CCTACCATCGTCCCTTACGAGCAGTTTGATGTTACAGCCGATATCAAGGCCCTGAGACAAGCCTGCAAAGGCTTAG GGACGGATGAGGCAGCCATCGTTGAGATCCTGGCAAACCGCTCGGCTGCCCAGCGGACGGAGATCAAACAGGCCTACTTTGAAAAGTATGACGAC gagctggaggaggtttTGCGTGGCGAGCTGACCGGTAGCTTTGAGAAGGCCATCGTGGCGATGCTGGACCCCCCTCACGTGTACGCCGCCAAGCAGCTACGGCAGGCGGTACAGGGGGTGGGGACGGACGAGGCTGTGCTGGTGGAGATCCTGTGTACCGCCAGCAACCAG GATATCATGAGTTACAAGGAGGCCTACGCCCAGC TGCATGAGTGTGAGCTGGAGGCGGACATCGAGGGGGACACCAGTGGGGATGTGAGGAACCTGCTCATCGCACTGCTGCAG GCGGGCAGGGAGGAGGGCTATGAGGTGGACGAGGACCTGGCAGAACAAGACGCACAGTCTATGTTTGAG gcGGGAGAGGGCCGGTTTGGCACCGACGAGTCCACCTTCACCAACGTCCTGGCCCAGAGGAACTACCTGCAGCTGCAGGCCACCTTCAAGGTGTACGAGAAG ctctcAGGAACGGACATCTTGGACACCATAACGAGCGAGGCAACAGGCACCCTGCAGGACTGCTACGTCACCCTGG tgAGGTGTGCTAAGAACCCTCAGCTGTTCTTCGCGCGGCGCCTAAACGCGGCCATGAAGGGCGCCGGGACGGACGAGGACACGCTGATACGCATCGTGGTTGGCCGCTCTGAG GTTGACCTGGAGACCATCAAGGACATGTACCTGGAGAAGTACGACGTCACGCTGAAGGACGCTCTGGACTCGGAGTGCGGTGGGGACTTCAAACGCCTGCTGATGGAGATCCTGCACTAA
- the anxa13l gene encoding annexin A13, like isoform X2 — protein sequence MGNVQPTIVPYEQFDVTADIKALRQACKGLGTDEAAIVEILANRSAAQRTEIKQAYFEKYDDLEEVLRGELTGSFEKAIVAMLDPPHVYAAKQLRQAVQGVGTDEAVLVEILCTASNQDIMSYKEAYAQLHECELEADIEGDTSGDVRNLLIALLQAGREEGYEVDEDLAEQDAQSMFEAGEGRFGTDESTFTNVLAQRNYLQLQATFKVYEKLSGTDILDTITSEATGTLQDCYVTLVRCAKNPQLFFARRLNAAMKGAGTDEDTLIRIVVGRSEVDLETIKDMYLEKYDVTLKDALDSECGGDFKRLLMEILH from the exons ATGGGTAACGTCCAG CCTACCATCGTCCCTTACGAGCAGTTTGATGTTACAGCCGATATCAAGGCCCTGAGACAAGCCTGCAAAGGCTTAG GGACGGATGAGGCAGCCATCGTTGAGATCCTGGCAAACCGCTCGGCTGCCCAGCGGACGGAGATCAAACAGGCCTACTTTGAAAAGTATGACGAC ctggaggaggtttTGCGTGGCGAGCTGACCGGTAGCTTTGAGAAGGCCATCGTGGCGATGCTGGACCCCCCTCACGTGTACGCCGCCAAGCAGCTACGGCAGGCGGTACAGGGGGTGGGGACGGACGAGGCTGTGCTGGTGGAGATCCTGTGTACCGCCAGCAACCAG GATATCATGAGTTACAAGGAGGCCTACGCCCAGC TGCATGAGTGTGAGCTGGAGGCGGACATCGAGGGGGACACCAGTGGGGATGTGAGGAACCTGCTCATCGCACTGCTGCAG GCGGGCAGGGAGGAGGGCTATGAGGTGGACGAGGACCTGGCAGAACAAGACGCACAGTCTATGTTTGAG gcGGGAGAGGGCCGGTTTGGCACCGACGAGTCCACCTTCACCAACGTCCTGGCCCAGAGGAACTACCTGCAGCTGCAGGCCACCTTCAAGGTGTACGAGAAG ctctcAGGAACGGACATCTTGGACACCATAACGAGCGAGGCAACAGGCACCCTGCAGGACTGCTACGTCACCCTGG tgAGGTGTGCTAAGAACCCTCAGCTGTTCTTCGCGCGGCGCCTAAACGCGGCCATGAAGGGCGCCGGGACGGACGAGGACACGCTGATACGCATCGTGGTTGGCCGCTCTGAG GTTGACCTGGAGACCATCAAGGACATGTACCTGGAGAAGTACGACGTCACGCTGAAGGACGCTCTGGACTCGGAGTGCGGTGGGGACTTCAAACGCCTGCTGATGGAGATCCTGCACTAA